From the Triticum urartu cultivar G1812 chromosome 4, Tu2.1, whole genome shotgun sequence genome, the window TGAAAACTTTTCGCTTTTCCGAGGAAAAATGAAAACAGAGAGAAAATGTGAAAATGGAAACGGAAATTTGCAAAACGAAAATAAAAATGGAATTTTTTTATGTGGAAACGGAAACAAAAATGGAACAGTGATTTTCGGTGGAACACACGTGGAAATGAAACTTTCCGTTTCCATGAATATGGAATTTTCATTTTTACTATTGAGCTATGGCTACTTTGTAGCCCAACCACCAACCAACACACAGTGTCACATTGAGCGGAATGAGCAGAGTGGATCATTTAAGCCCCATCTTCTGCTACCCCAGACATACTCAACTAGACCCTATACGCAATTATCTAGTACTACTACAATACTACGCTAAGTTGCTGACATAATTATATTGTTTGTAGCCATGATAATAGTTCTTTAAATTTGTTTGTTTTTATGTGtatttttctatgatttaagggGGTTTTAAGTTCCGTCAAACGACCACTTCTGTTTTCCAGATGCAGCAAGCTTCTAGCACACGAGAGGACATTGGCGTAATTCGCTTATCTTCTTTACAGAGACTAACAAAGTGGTAGGAGTAATGGGCTAGTAGCTGCCGGGTCCGCGTCTGGACTTTTCTGGTGGCATTTGCACAGCAGCTAAATTAGCTTGTTGCAATCTAGTGCTACGTAGTTCGGTCGATCTCGTCGTCTTCCTCAACGTGGCGAAGGCCATGAGCACACCGCACCCCCGAACAAACGTGCCGGCTGGCTTTCACCTGCAAGATAAATCACTTACGAGGTGAGCTGTGAGCAAGCATAACAATCTATGTCTGATCCGATGGACGACGCCAAGCCGCGGAACCTTGGCGGCTCGCTGCCCGTGCCCAACGTGCAGGCCCTCGCCGCCCGGACCGACGAGCTCGCGCTCACGCCCACCCTCCTCCGCCGCTACGTGCGGCCTCAGCCCAACACGGTCGACCTGCGCCCCGACGCCCCCGCCGGCGCGGAGCAGGAGCATGTCCCCGTCATCGACCTGGGCCGGCTCCTCGCAGGCGGACGGGATGAGGAGGCCGCCAGGCTGCGCTCGGCGTGCGAGGACTGGGGCTTCTTCCAGGTGGTGAACCACGGGATACCTGAGGAGATCCTGGAGGAGATGAAGAGGAACGTCATGGAATTCTTCGCGCTCCCGCTGGCGGAGAAGGCGGCCCTCGCGCAGGAGCCCGGGGGAGTCGAGGGGTACGGCCAGGCGTTCGTCGTCTCGGAGGAGCAGACGCTCGACTGGGCGGACATGTTATTCCTCCTCACGCAGCCGCCCAGCTACCGCGATCTCCACCTCTGGCCGTCCCGCCCTTCCACCTTCAAGTAAGTAAATCCATGAACAAGAAGAAAATTGTATACCATGGAGGTTGCATGCGTTGCCACCATACTGCTGTGTGATGAGCTCCGGTTGATTTGTTTGTCGTTGCGGCAGGAATTGTTTGGAGAGCTACTCTGTTGAGGTGCAAAGAGTGGCAGGCGAGCTGCTGGGAGCCATGGCGGAGAACTTGGGCGTGAGAGACCATTCGGACTTGACAAGGCTCGCGGCGTCACAGTCAGTGAGGATGAACTACTACCCGCCTTGCCCGGAGGCACACGTGGACAGGATGCTGGGCCTGTCGCCGCACTCGGACGCCGTCGGGCTGACGCTGCTGCTGCAGGTCAGTCCGGTCCCCGGGCTGCAGATCAGGAGGAACGGTGGCTGGCTCCCGGTCACGCCTCTCCCCGGCGCCCTCATCGTCAACGT encodes:
- the LOC125553673 gene encoding S-norcoclaurine synthase 1-like; the encoded protein is MSDPMDDAKPRNLGGSLPVPNVQALAARTDELALTPTLLRRYVRPQPNTVDLRPDAPAGAEQEHVPVIDLGRLLAGGRDEEAARLRSACEDWGFFQVVNHGIPEEILEEMKRNVMEFFALPLAEKAALAQEPGGVEGYGQAFVVSEEQTLDWADMLFLLTQPPSYRDLHLWPSRPSTFKNCLESYSVEVQRVAGELLGAMAENLGVRDHSDLTRLAASQSVRMNYYPPCPEAHVDRMLGLSPHSDAVGLTLLLQVSPVPGLQIRRNGGWLPVTPLPGALIVNVGDVIEVLTNGKYKSVEHRAVVNTREERMSMATFHNGNFGTTYGPLKEVVGEEEPRYRSVSVEEYTKLVFSSKLDGKNIMDAMKIN